The Falco cherrug isolate bFalChe1 chromosome 3, bFalChe1.pri, whole genome shotgun sequence genome segment ggagatggggatggaATGAGATGGGGCACATGCACCAGCTCCCACCTCCTCCAGGGCCTTCTGTATGGGATCCCCCTCATCTGGCGGGTCCATGAGGAGGTCAAGCAGGATCCGCCCCAGGACACAGGGCCGGGGGATGGACTGTGCCAGCTGGAAGGGCAGTGTGATTCCCTCCTCAATGTTGACCAGCTCCAGGAACCCCACACGGAAACCACTCCTGCGGGACACAGTGCTGCTCCTcatcccacacacacacccaggaggccctggcacagccacccgTCGCCTGGCAGTGCCAGCACTCACTCGCCTGCCACGCTTTTGGAGAGGGAGTAGAATGAGACAAGCTGGACGGTGGAGGCGAGCGGGGCACccatctcccacagcacccGCttgaaggagaggaaggggcAGCCAGGGAGGAAGGCTCGTTCCTGCTGTACCTGCGGCACCCAGGGCTCAgggggagccaggctgggggggcacagccacCCCTCAGCCCACCCCCGCACCCACCTcatctgccagcagcagcaggtgttCCTCAGCCACCAGCCGGATGATGTCCTCCATGCTCTGCCGGCTCAGCACATGCCCTGCCAGGGGGAGCCCACTGGTGTCCCTCCATGCATGGGGAGCCCACTCACATCCCCCCacctggggaaactgaggcacggggacaccaccacccccaactCACCCGTGGGGTCTCCGGGGTTGACGATGCAGAGCACCTTGGGGTGGCATCTCACCCGTGCCTGCCGCAGCACCTGCCGCAGCGCCtcgccagccacagcccagccctgctcctcgGCCAGCGGGTACGGCACGGCCAcggcccccgccagccccgctgccgCTGCATGCAGCGGGGGGCCCGGCACCGGCACCAGCACGCCCGTCGGCTGCACCACCCTCTCATCCACTACCAGTGACAAAACAaactgggatggggatggggatgagcTCGGGGAGTCCAGCATAGGGACCCCGCTCACCAAGGACGGTTGCTCACCGGGAGGATGCTAGCAGTGCCATTGCAGAGGATGATGTTGCGAGGGTGGCAAGGGACACCGCCGTCGCGGCGCTCAAGGAAACGGGCAACCCTGGTAGGGACCCCCAGCGCCCGGTGCTCGTGGTTGTAGCCTCCTGGGGACAGGACAGACCCGCTCCTGAGCACCATGAATCCCATGGGACCCCAACAACCCCCTCCCTCAGTGGCCTCAATGGGAAAGGGCACTTCATGGGGCTGGCACTGGGCAGACCATGGGCCTGGGCACCCCATAGACCAGGCACCCCatgagctgtgctgggcacccTATAAGCCATACTAGGCACCCCTCTGCCACCATGCTGGGCACCCCATGGGACCGGTGCCACCTACTCCATGGGTCATGCCAAGCACCCCATGCGCCATGTGGGGCACCCCATGGGCTGTACTGAGCACCCTATAAGCCACAGCAgacccacccacccacactgAGCACCCCatgggacacccccccccacgCAGCCTATAAGCCATGACAAGGGTGACCCCAAGCTCCCCATGTGCTGGCAAGGGGCACCCCACACTGACACTGCTGGGCACCCCGTGAGCTGTGCCACACCCTACCAATGTTGCTGGCATCCATCTCCTGCAGGATGCGCCGTGCCCGGCGCTGGGCACTCTCGGGCACAGCGGGGCTGCCCAGCAGATCCGGGTAGGCACAGGTGGCCGCGACCTGGGGGacagggagctgggctgagccTGGCCATGCTGGGGGACATGGTGACAGGTCAGCAGTGTCAACCCCAGTGCCCAGCAGTACCTGGCGCAAAACAGCCAGTGGGCCCCGTCCCACTGCATGAGCGTCGTCACCACTGCAATCCACAGGGACACCAGGCACCAGTACCGCTGGCTCCGATGTCCCCAATGTCCCCTGTGCCATGGCCATGGCCGCCGCGGTTGACACTGTCCCTGCAGGGAAATGCCAAGGGGTGGtaaaggggagggaaaaggggcGGGTAATGGGGCGTGTAACGAGGCCACGTGCATGGCATGGTCACAAGGGGACAGCCAGATGGCCAGGACCCTGTCCACCCTGGCACACCATGCACTGCCAAACCCCTAACCATTAacccagcccacccccacccccggctGCATGCACCCGCCACTTCAGCTCCTGTCCCAGCCATGGCAGCGATCAGCACCCCGGGGGGCACTGACACCCCCCTGTCTCAGGTGAACCCTAGCAGCCAGCGCACACCGCCACCTccactgcagcctctgcttgAGCAGGCTACTGCCATTGAAGGCGAGCTGACCCAGGTGAGACCCCTACAACCACCCACGGGTCCCCAGAGCCACCCAGAGCCCCATGGGACACAGACACCCAAAGCCACAGACCCGCATGGGATCCACAGCTGACAACCATGGTCCCATGCTCCCATGggtccccacagccacccatGGGTCCCCATGGCCACCCAGAGCCCAATAGGACCCACAGACACCCATGGCCCCAGAGTCCCACGAGGTGCCCATGCCCACACATGCTCCCAGAGCCCAATggtgtccccacagccaccccaacCCTGCAGCCACCCATAACCATTCCTGTCCCCAAAAACACCTCCCTCCCTATGCCCATGCACATCCCTGTGTCACCTTCCAGGTCCCTGTGGTCCCCAGGTCCCTGAAGCCCCCCATCCAGGTCCCCCCATCCACCCTGATCCCATGTCCCCAAAGTCACCCACTCCCCATGGCAACTGTGCCTCCCCTcaggtccccacagccccctgtgcccccacATCAGGGTGTCCTAGGATGCTCTGTAGTGCCATCCTCCAGCCCCACCGCCTATGACCATGTCCCCTGGGCCTCGGGGAGGGGGGTATAGGGGGACAGAGGACAGTGGCCTTGCTGAGCCAGCTCCTGTTCCCAAGGGAGAGGACAAGTCCTCCACCGAGGTCATCTGCTGCCATTCAGGGGATGCAGTTGCTGCCGGCCGCCAGCCCCCTCACCTACCTCCAGCAGGTAATGGGGAGCCCCATGGCTGCCTGCacttaaaatcacagaatcgtGGAATcgtttaagttggaaaagaccttgaagatcgACAAGTCCAGGGTTGACTGAGCACAACGGGATCTATGATCCTCAgctccccccccagcaccctggtgATGGGTGGGGGGCTGAGTCCTGACCTTAGgtgatggggggtggggtggatcCTGACCTCGGGGTTACCcagggtgttgggggggggggcgtgttGGGGGAGGGGGTGACCAAGGGGGGTTGGCCGCATCCCCACAGGTGGCTGCCATCTGCGCGTATCCCACACTGCTGGACGCCGAGTGCATGCCGGCGGACACCAAGCAGCGCGCACGCCAGatcctgcagcacctgcagggtGGCAGCCCAGGTACAGTGGGGATGGGCACACCTCAAGGGGGCCAGCCCCCCATATGGGTAGTGGGGCATGGGGGGATCACCAGATGCAGTGACACCGTATCTGTCCCCAGGGTCCTACAACCTGGAGTACATCACTGACACCGTGGCCAAAAAAGTGGCCCGTTACTTGGAGCAAAGGGACAATGGCATTCCCAGCGATCCCCACTGCATTGTCCCCTGCAGTGGCACCGCCTCAGCCATGGTGGTGAGCGTGGGATGGGGACCAGCAGTGGCAACTGCATGGCCATGGGGACACTGAGGAccctccagccacagcagcttttcccagcagGACGTGGTGACGCTGGTGGTGGATGAGAGGGCGCCACAGCCGACGGGCGTGCTGGTGCCGGTGCCGGGCCCCCCCGCTGCATGCAGcggcagcggggctggcgggggccgTGGCCGTGCCGTACCCGCTGGCcgaggagcagggctgggctgtggctggcgaGGCGCTGCGGCAGGTGCTGCGGCAGGCACGGGTGAGATGCCACCCCAAGGTGCTCTGCATCATCAACCCCGGAGACCCCACGGGTGagttggggggggtggtgtccccgtgcctcagtttccccaggtGGGGGGATGTGAGTGGGCTCCCCATGCATGGGGGGACACCAGTGGGCTCCCCCTGGCAGGGCATGTGCTGAGCCGGCAGAGCATGGAGGACATCATCCGGCTGGTGGCTGAGGaacacctgctgctgctggcagatgAGGTGGGTGCGGGGGTGGGCTGAGGGgtggctgtgcccccccagcctggctcccccTGAGCCCTGGGTGCCGCAGGTACAGCAGGAACGAGCCTTCCTCCCTGGCTgccccttcctctccttcaaGCgggtgctgtgggagatggGTGCCCCGCTCGTCTCCACCGTCCAGCTTGTCTCATTCTACTCCCTG includes the following:
- the LOC114016986 gene encoding alanine aminotransferase 1-like isoform X2 produces the protein MAMAQGTLGTSEPAVLVPGVPVDCSGDDAHAVGRGPLAVLRQVAATCAYPDLLGSPAVPESAQRRARRILQEMDASNIGGYNHEHRALGVPTRVARFLERRDGGVPCHPRNIILCNGTASILPFVLSLVVDERVVQPTGVLVPVPGPPLHAAAAGLAGAVAVPYPLAEEQGWAVAGEALRQVLRQARVRCHPKVLCIVNPGDPTGHVLSRQSMEDIIRLVAEEHLLLLADERVLWEMGAPLASTVQLVSFYSLSKSVAGESGFRVGFLELVNIEEGITLPFQLAQSIPRPCVLGRILLDLLMDPPDEGDPIQKALEEQRQGLRRDLAHNARRVQEVLGRAPGICCQPVQGGARAFPRIQLPPRALQQARVLGLEPDVFFCQELREATGVVLAPGSEFGQPEGTYHIGLSLLPPAETLEPVLLALTRFHTAFLRHFS
- the LOC114016986 gene encoding alanine aminotransferase 1-like isoform X1 is translated as MAMAQGTLGTSEPAVLVPGVPVDCSGDDAHAVGRGPLAVLRQVAATCAYPDLLGSPAVPESAQRRARRILQEMDASNIGGYNHEHRALGVPTRVARFLERRDGGVPCHPRNIILCNGTASILPFVLSLVVDERVVQPTGVLVPVPGPPLHAAAAGLAGAVAVPYPLAEEQGWAVAGEALRQVLRQARVRCHPKVLCIVNPGDPTGHVLSRQSMEDIIRLVAEEHLLLLADEVQQERAFLPGCPFLSFKRVLWEMGAPLASTVQLVSFYSLSKSVAGESGFRVGFLELVNIEEGITLPFQLAQSIPRPCVLGRILLDLLMDPPDEGDPIQKALEEQRQGLRRDLAHNARRVQEVLGRAPGICCQPVQGGARAFPRIQLPPRALQQARVLGLEPDVFFCQELREATGVVLAPGSEFGQPEGTYHIGLSLLPPAETLEPVLLALTRFHTAFLRHFS